The Alteripontixanthobacter sp. genome has a window encoding:
- a CDS encoding EAL domain-containing protein has product MAVSDIFGGITGRNQQADDKSGGQQPLSRADNKLRLSVIDDFERAGIGWIWATDAEGRLIYLSDAAVENIGRPAEDLLGASMVEMFETDPDNPSETDRPLKFQLKAHKKIRELTVRFALQKSQHDVRQTWWSISGYPMLDDNGEFTGYRGSAADITREYERKLADTKIAEFDALTGLANRRVMDRKLDRLIAAYKTSQRACALMMLDLDKFKRVNDTMGHQAGDTLLQQVAERLTNIVGKRGEVGRLGGDEFQVILPDIDDRGKLGELAEKIIQMLSQPYPIGEKRAIIGTSVGIAIAPYDGVEKEELVRCSDLALYAAKNGGRGQFRFYSADLKDEETERDELIDDLRVALEKRELQLHYQPVVDAKDNTVVCLEALMRWEHEDRGFVSPGLFIPVAEDSDLINDIGEWALQRACEDALAWPSSVRVAVNVSAVQFANPGFPQVVASALDESGLSPDRLELELTESIFVGDSDETAAMFDDLKRLGVRLALDDFGTGYSSLSYLRSAPFDKIKVDRSFVDSCTQKDKNSAKIIAAIVGLSNALGMETTVEGVEAFDQLEVVRSKGAKLIQGWLYAKAMPQQMVLQQIISGSFKIEPEGPEAHRPERRSVFRRVGVIHDDHRYDAVMRDLSANGTFIEGLVGVLMGTQLVVDMGSGQLAVGVVTRSEGAQIGIEFESPLVSDGAGGLCTRHRVSPYALAAAGMPLRSLHEGGAPTEVLTGGSSSEPQFLQVQIGAAA; this is encoded by the coding sequence ATGGCAGTAAGCGATATCTTCGGCGGCATCACCGGCCGCAATCAGCAAGCCGACGATAAATCGGGCGGCCAGCAGCCGCTCTCGCGCGCCGACAACAAGCTGCGCCTTTCGGTCATCGACGATTTCGAACGTGCCGGGATTGGCTGGATCTGGGCGACCGATGCCGAAGGACGGTTGATCTATCTGTCGGATGCCGCCGTGGAGAATATCGGCCGTCCAGCAGAGGATCTGCTCGGCGCCTCGATGGTCGAAATGTTCGAAACAGACCCCGATAATCCCAGCGAAACCGACCGACCGCTCAAATTCCAGCTTAAAGCGCACAAGAAAATCCGCGAGTTGACCGTGCGTTTCGCACTGCAAAAATCGCAGCACGATGTGCGGCAGACATGGTGGTCGATCTCCGGCTATCCGATGCTGGACGATAATGGCGAGTTTACCGGCTATCGCGGCAGTGCCGCCGATATTACCCGCGAATATGAGCGCAAGCTTGCCGACACCAAAATTGCCGAATTCGATGCGCTGACCGGCCTCGCCAATCGCCGGGTGATGGACCGCAAGCTTGATCGCCTGATCGCGGCTTACAAGACATCGCAGCGCGCCTGCGCCCTGATGATGCTCGATCTCGACAAGTTCAAACGCGTCAACGACACGATGGGCCACCAGGCCGGCGATACGCTGCTGCAACAGGTGGCCGAGCGACTGACGAATATCGTCGGCAAGCGCGGCGAAGTTGGCCGGCTGGGCGGCGATGAATTTCAGGTAATCCTGCCCGATATCGACGATCGCGGGAAACTGGGCGAACTGGCCGAGAAGATCATCCAGATGCTCTCGCAGCCCTACCCCATCGGCGAAAAGCGAGCGATTATCGGCACGTCGGTCGGCATCGCCATCGCCCCCTATGACGGGGTTGAGAAAGAAGAACTCGTCCGCTGTTCCGACCTGGCGCTCTATGCCGCGAAAAACGGCGGACGCGGACAGTTTCGCTTCTATTCTGCCGACCTCAAGGACGAGGAAACCGAGCGCGACGAGTTGATCGACGATCTGCGCGTGGCGTTGGAAAAACGCGAGTTGCAGCTGCATTACCAACCGGTGGTGGATGCCAAGGACAACACCGTGGTCTGCCTGGAGGCACTGATGCGCTGGGAACACGAGGATCGCGGCTTTGTAAGCCCCGGCCTGTTTATTCCGGTGGCCGAGGATTCGGACCTGATCAACGATATCGGCGAATGGGCGCTCCAACGCGCCTGCGAAGACGCGCTCGCCTGGCCATCCAGCGTGCGGGTTGCAGTCAACGTATCGGCCGTGCAATTCGCCAATCCCGGCTTTCCCCAAGTGGTCGCCAGTGCGCTGGACGAAAGCGGCCTGTCCCCGGACCGGCTGGAGCTGGAGTTGACCGAGAGCATCTTCGTCGGCGACAGCGACGAAACCGCAGCAATGTTCGACGATCTCAAACGGCTTGGCGTACGCCTCGCACTCGACGATTTCGGGACCGGCTACTCCTCGCTCAGCTATCTGCGCTCCGCCCCGTTCGACAAGATCAAGGTGGATCGCAGCTTCGTCGATAGCTGTACGCAGAAAGACAAGAACAGCGCCAAGATCATCGCTGCGATCGTCGGCCTGTCCAACGCTCTGGGCATGGAGACCACCGTGGAAGGGGTCGAGGCGTTCGACCAGCTTGAAGTGGTCCGCTCCAAGGGCGCAAAGCTCATACAGGGCTGGCTCTATGCCAAGGCGATGCCGCAGCAGATGGTCCTGCAGCAAATCATTTCGGGCAGCTTCAAGATCGAGCCCGAGGGTCCGGAGGCGCACCGCCCGGAACGCCGTAGCGTATTCAGACGGGTGGGCGTAATTCACGACGATCATCGCTATGATGCGGTGATGCGCGACCTGTCGGCGAACGGCACCTTTATCGAAGGGCTCGTCGGCGTACTTATGGGCACGCAGCTGGTCGTCGATATGGGCAGCGGCCAGTTGGCCGTGGGCGTGGTCACCCGGTCCGAAGGTGCGCAGATCGGTATCGAATTCGAATCACCGCTGGTAAGCGACGGCGCAGGCGGGCTTTGCACCAGACACCGCGTATCGCCTTACGCTTTGGCAGCGGCAGGAATGCCCCTGCGTTCTCTGCATGAAGGTGGCGCGCCCACCGAGGTGCTGACCGGAGGCTCCAGCAGCGAACCGCAATTCCTGCAGGTCCAGATCGGCGCAGCGGCCTGA
- a CDS encoding nitroreductase: MTYDEVVLGRRSIRGFLDKPVPQELIREVLHLAMRAPSSFNNQCWNFAVVSGEPLDLIRKGNVEGILGGIPDSREFRTHDKQSGDHRARQIEVAKQLFGAMGIERDDKDARKDWVLRGFRQFDAPVSIVVTYDRDLLGSDVAPFDCGAVTNALVNAAWSRGLGCVINSQGIMQSPVVREQAGIADDQVIMICVAMGFPDETFPANAVVSRRKAADDAVRFVGFPEK, encoded by the coding sequence ATGACATATGACGAGGTGGTGCTGGGCCGCCGCTCGATCCGGGGTTTCCTGGATAAACCCGTACCGCAGGAACTGATCCGCGAAGTGCTTCACCTCGCCATGCGTGCGCCTTCCAGCTTCAACAACCAGTGCTGGAATTTCGCGGTCGTATCGGGCGAACCGCTCGACCTGATCCGCAAGGGTAATGTCGAGGGCATCCTCGGCGGCATTCCCGACAGCCGCGAGTTTCGCACGCATGATAAACAGTCGGGCGACCACCGCGCCCGCCAGATCGAGGTTGCCAAGCAGCTGTTCGGCGCGATGGGAATCGAGCGGGATGACAAGGATGCGCGGAAGGACTGGGTGCTGCGCGGGTTCCGCCAGTTCGATGCGCCGGTCAGCATCGTGGTCACTTACGACCGCGATCTGCTGGGCAGCGATGTGGCCCCGTTCGATTGCGGCGCGGTGACCAATGCTCTCGTCAATGCAGCCTGGTCGCGCGGGCTGGGCTGCGTGATCAATTCGCAGGGCATTATGCAAAGCCCGGTCGTGCGCGAACAAGCCGGGATCGCGGATGACCAGGTGATCATGATTTGCGTTGCGATGGGTTTCCCTGACGAGACATTTCCCGCCAATGCCGTAGTCTCGCGGCGCAAGGCGGCGGACGACGCGGTGCGGTTCGTCGGGTTTCCAGAAAAATAG
- a CDS encoding TauD/TfdA family dioxygenase, which yields MASVAEIDCAATLDIRPLTPAIGAELHGIDLASSAIAVHVPAIRAALLAHGVIFFREQSLTQEQHIAFARHFGELEVHPATPKDQPNPEVLRISHGPQSRGQENYWHSDVTWRTEPSLGSILLAREVPEVGGDTLFANMHLAYQGLSDQMKRFCEGLTAVHDISRVFAKRLGKSPEDLHDLYPPERHPVIRTHPETRQRALYVNTAFTSHIEGLSAKESRWLLDHLYSTAADPEIQCRFHWREGSIAFWDNRVCQHLAVSDYFPQRRKMERVTIAGDRPFFQD from the coding sequence ATGGCGAGCGTGGCAGAAATCGATTGCGCAGCCACACTGGATATCCGCCCGCTGACCCCGGCCATCGGGGCTGAACTGCACGGCATCGATCTCGCCAGCAGCGCCATCGCCGTTCATGTGCCCGCCATTCGCGCTGCCTTGCTGGCTCACGGCGTGATCTTCTTTCGCGAACAATCGCTGACGCAGGAACAGCACATCGCCTTTGCCCGTCATTTCGGCGAGCTGGAAGTCCATCCGGCCACGCCGAAGGACCAACCCAATCCCGAAGTTTTGCGCATCTCCCACGGCCCGCAAAGCCGGGGGCAGGAAAATTACTGGCATTCGGATGTCACCTGGCGCACGGAACCTTCGCTCGGTTCCATCCTGCTGGCGCGCGAAGTGCCCGAAGTGGGCGGGGACACATTGTTCGCCAATATGCACCTCGCCTACCAGGGGCTGAGCGATCAGATGAAGCGGTTTTGCGAAGGGCTGACGGCGGTGCACGATATCAGCCGGGTGTTCGCCAAGCGGCTGGGCAAATCGCCCGAGGATCTCCACGACCTTTATCCACCGGAACGGCATCCGGTCATCCGCACCCATCCCGAAACCCGACAGCGCGCGCTCTACGTGAACACTGCCTTCACCAGCCATATCGAAGGGTTGAGCGCCAAGGAAAGTCGCTGGCTGCTGGACCATCTTTACAGCACGGCGGCCGATCCCGAGATTCAGTGCCGCTTCCATTGGCGCGAAGGATCGATCGCGTTTTGGGACAATCGCGTCTGCCAGCATTTGGCGGTGAGCGATTACTTCCCCCAGCGGCGCAAGATGGAGCGCGTTACCATCGCCGGCGACCGACCTTTCTTCCAAGATTGA
- the hemA gene encoding 5-aminolevulinate synthase: MNYDHIFDQAIDRLHSEGRYRVFIDILRNKGAYPNARCFHGHNGPKPITVWCSNDYLAMGQHPKVVEAMESALHDVGAGSGGTRNIGGNTHFHVELEKELADLHGKETALLFTSGYVSNDATLSTIAKLLPGCVIFSDELNHASMIAGIRNSGCEKRVFRHNDMAHLEELLAAEDEETPKLIAFESVYSMDGDVAPLHEICDLGDKYNALTYVDEVHAVGMYGKRGGGISERDEAAHRIDIIEGTLGKAFGVMGGYIAADAKIVDCIRSYAPGFIFTTSLSPVLVAGVLASVKHLKSSSEERDAQQAAAATLKQLMRDAGLPVMDSVTHIVPLMVGDPVRAKKISDILLAEYGVYVQPINFPTVPRGTERLRFTPGPAHTEDMMRELVGALCEIWDRMEMELAKAA; the protein is encoded by the coding sequence GTGAATTACGACCACATATTCGACCAGGCGATCGACCGGCTTCATTCCGAAGGCCGTTACCGAGTCTTTATCGATATCCTGCGCAACAAGGGCGCCTACCCCAATGCGCGCTGTTTCCATGGCCATAATGGACCCAAGCCGATCACCGTATGGTGCTCCAACGATTACCTCGCCATGGGGCAGCACCCCAAGGTCGTCGAAGCGATGGAAAGTGCGCTGCACGATGTCGGCGCAGGCAGCGGCGGCACCCGCAATATCGGCGGCAACACCCATTTCCACGTCGAGCTGGAGAAGGAACTGGCGGATTTGCATGGCAAGGAAACCGCCTTGCTGTTCACCAGCGGCTACGTCTCCAACGATGCCACGCTGTCCACCATCGCCAAACTGCTGCCCGGCTGCGTGATTTTCTCCGACGAGCTGAACCATGCCAGCATGATCGCCGGCATTCGCAATTCCGGCTGCGAGAAGCGCGTCTTCCGCCATAACGACATGGCGCATCTGGAAGAATTGCTGGCTGCCGAGGATGAAGAAACGCCCAAGCTGATTGCCTTCGAATCGGTTTATTCGATGGATGGCGATGTCGCGCCGCTGCATGAAATCTGCGATCTGGGCGATAAGTACAACGCGCTGACCTATGTCGATGAAGTCCACGCCGTGGGCATGTATGGCAAACGCGGCGGCGGCATTTCCGAACGCGACGAAGCGGCACACCGAATCGATATTATCGAAGGCACGCTGGGCAAGGCGTTCGGCGTGATGGGCGGTTACATCGCGGCCGATGCCAAAATCGTGGACTGCATCCGCAGCTATGCGCCCGGTTTCATCTTCACCACCTCGCTCAGCCCGGTGCTGGTGGCGGGCGTGCTAGCTTCGGTAAAGCATCTGAAATCCAGCAGCGAGGAACGCGACGCGCAGCAAGCCGCCGCCGCCACGCTCAAGCAATTGATGCGCGATGCCGGGCTGCCGGTGATGGACAGCGTGACCCATATCGTGCCGCTGATGGTGGGCGACCCGGTCCGCGCCAAGAAGATCAGCGACATTCTGCTGGCCGAGTATGGCGTGTATGTGCAGCCGATCAATTTCCCGACCGTGCCGCGTGGGACGGAGCGGCTGCGCTTCACCCCCGGCCCCGCCCATACCGAAGATATGATGCGCGAACTGGTCGGCGCCTTGTGCGAAATCTGGGACCGTATGGAGATGGAATTGGCGAAGGCTGCCTGA
- the murI gene encoding glutamate racemase: MTDSTAPILLFDSGVGGLTVLGELRKLLPEAPILYFADTAALPYGEKTEAEIAARVAGLLGRLSERYRPRLACIACNTASTIALGMVREVLEIPIVGTVPAIKPAAALTQTGTIGLLGTQATIRQVYVDRLEAEFAADKRLIRHAAPGLVIAAESKLHGEAPDPAIIANAVSQLRAHDGGEAIDTVVLACTHFPLLADELGAELGPQVKLVDGSRGIARRIADLTRGEAFERAGPDTLLTSGPVANRAAFAALLQPYGLTRLERFGKTA; the protein is encoded by the coding sequence TTGACCGATTCGACCGCCCCGATCCTGCTGTTCGATTCCGGTGTGGGCGGGCTGACCGTGCTGGGGGAGCTGCGCAAGCTGCTGCCCGAGGCACCGATCCTCTATTTCGCGGACACCGCTGCCCTGCCCTATGGCGAAAAAACCGAAGCGGAAATAGCCGCGCGAGTGGCGGGATTGCTGGGCCGGTTGAGCGAGCGTTACCGCCCGCGCCTTGCCTGCATTGCCTGCAACACCGCCTCCACCATCGCGCTGGGAATGGTGCGCGAAGTGCTGGAGATACCGATCGTGGGCACCGTCCCGGCGATCAAGCCGGCTGCTGCATTAACGCAAACCGGCACAATCGGCTTGCTCGGCACGCAGGCGACGATCCGGCAGGTCTATGTCGACCGGCTGGAGGCTGAATTTGCCGCGGATAAACGCCTGATCCGCCATGCCGCGCCCGGCCTGGTGATCGCCGCAGAGTCCAAGCTGCATGGCGAGGCGCCCGACCCGGCCATCATCGCCAACGCCGTATCGCAGCTGCGCGCACATGATGGCGGCGAGGCGATCGATACCGTAGTGCTGGCCTGCACCCATTTTCCGCTGTTGGCCGATGAACTCGGGGCGGAACTTGGGCCGCAGGTGAAGCTGGTGGACGGATCGCGCGGCATCGCCCGGCGCATTGCCGATTTGACACGTGGAGAGGCGTTCGAGCGCGCCGGTCCGGACACGCTGCTCACCAGCGGACCGGTTGCCAATCGCGCGGCGTTTGCGGCGCTCCTGCAACCATACGGGCTGACCCGGCTGGAACGCTTCGGGAAAACGGCTTGA
- the plsY gene encoding glycerol-3-phosphate 1-O-acyltransferase PlsY — protein MDIALALLLGYAFGSIPFGLILTRLAGLGDVRQQGSGNIGATNVLRTGNKALAGATLLLDLAKGLAPVLLAWQYFPETVGFAAQGAILGHCFPVWLGFKGGKGVATLAGVCFGIGWPVGAAYAVTWLGMLAVTRISSLAGMTAAAIAPVAAWFTGFPELAPHLALIAVLILWLHRANIARLRAGTEPKVGAK, from the coding sequence ATGGATATCGCACTCGCATTGCTGCTCGGTTACGCCTTCGGATCGATCCCCTTCGGCCTGATCCTCACTCGCCTGGCCGGGCTGGGCGATGTGCGCCAGCAAGGAAGCGGCAATATCGGCGCGACCAACGTGCTGCGCACCGGCAACAAGGCATTGGCAGGCGCAACGTTGCTGCTCGATCTGGCGAAGGGATTGGCGCCCGTGCTGCTGGCATGGCAGTATTTTCCCGAAACGGTCGGTTTTGCAGCGCAGGGCGCGATATTGGGGCATTGTTTTCCGGTCTGGCTCGGCTTCAAAGGCGGCAAGGGGGTCGCGACATTGGCAGGCGTGTGCTTCGGCATCGGCTGGCCGGTTGGCGCGGCTTACGCGGTGACATGGCTGGGAATGCTGGCGGTCACCCGGATCAGTTCGCTCGCCGGAATGACCGCCGCCGCGATCGCCCCGGTGGCCGCCTGGTTTACCGGCTTTCCCGAGCTTGCGCCGCATCTTGCGCTGATTGCAGTGCTCATCCTGTGGCTGCACCGCGCCAATATTGCACGGCTGCGGGCAGGTACGGAGCCGAAGGTCGGCGCGAAATGA
- the dprA gene encoding DNA-processing protein DprA, which translates to MTLSQGEAFARIRLLRSPNIGPVSYAQLLARFGSAAEALDALPDLAKGGKRHYRAAPKDRIEREIDATRKVGGRYLFHDQPDYPALLSAIDGAPPIITYRGDMRLASRPCVAMVGARNCSAAAVKLAREFATALVEAGFAVVSGLARGIDGAAHEGAFPGTIGVIASGLDIAYPPQHAELQERIATEALLLAEQPPGTEPRGSHFPSRNRIIAGLAAGTLVVEAAPKSGSLITARLAGEAGREVMAIPGSPLDARSQGCNHLIREGGVLVQAPEDVVELLSDFDGNPRSKFREAAAAFDYAPEELAEAEPADIASLLTTAPVGVDELIRQSGESAAAVQLALLELEISGALTRHAGGKVSVNG; encoded by the coding sequence ATGACGCTGAGCCAGGGCGAGGCTTTCGCCCGCATTCGTCTGCTGCGATCACCCAATATCGGCCCGGTCAGCTACGCGCAGCTACTCGCCCGTTTCGGCAGTGCGGCAGAGGCGCTGGACGCGCTGCCGGATTTGGCAAAGGGCGGTAAACGCCACTACCGCGCCGCGCCGAAAGACCGGATCGAACGCGAAATCGACGCGACCCGCAAAGTGGGCGGGCGGTATCTGTTTCACGATCAACCCGATTATCCGGCGCTGCTGTCGGCGATCGACGGCGCACCGCCGATCATCACCTATCGCGGCGATATGCGGCTGGCATCCAGGCCATGCGTGGCGATGGTGGGCGCGCGCAATTGTTCTGCCGCCGCGGTGAAGCTGGCGCGCGAATTCGCGACTGCGCTGGTGGAGGCCGGATTCGCGGTTGTCTCCGGCCTGGCGAGGGGGATCGACGGTGCGGCCCATGAAGGGGCGTTTCCCGGAACGATCGGGGTCATCGCCAGTGGGCTGGATATCGCCTATCCACCGCAACATGCCGAGCTTCAGGAACGGATCGCGACCGAGGCGCTGCTACTGGCCGAACAGCCCCCCGGCACCGAGCCGCGCGGCAGCCACTTCCCCAGCCGCAATCGCATCATTGCAGGGCTGGCTGCGGGAACGCTGGTGGTGGAGGCTGCCCCCAAATCGGGCAGCCTGATCACCGCCCGGCTGGCGGGAGAGGCCGGACGCGAGGTCATGGCGATCCCCGGCAGCCCGCTCGACGCGCGCAGCCAGGGCTGCAACCATTTGATCCGCGAGGGCGGGGTGCTCGTGCAGGCGCCGGAAGATGTGGTGGAATTGCTGAGCGATTTCGACGGCAACCCGCGCAGCAAATTCCGCGAAGCCGCTGCCGCTTTCGATTATGCACCGGAGGAATTGGCCGAGGCGGAACCTGCCGATATCGCCAGCCTGCTCACCACCGCGCCGGTTGGGGTGGATGAGTTGATCCGGCAATCGGGTGAAAGCGCGGCGGCTGTGCAACTGGCGCTGCTGGAGTTGGAAATAAGTGGCGCGTTGACGCGGCACGCAGGTGGGAAGGTAAGTGTGAATGGATAA
- the topA gene encoding type I DNA topoisomerase — MQLVIVESPAKAKTIENYLGKDFKVLASYGHVRDLPPKDGSVRPDEDFAMDWELYRDKQKRFKEIADAAKGAERLVLATDPDREGEAISWHIRELLAKRKLLPEKVDRVAFNAITKAAVTEAMGKPRQLDTDLVDAYLARRALDYLFGFTLSPVLWRKLPGAKSAGRVQSVALRIIVEREREIEAFKADEYWSIVAKLVQDGTEFEARLVRYDGNKLDKLSLGKEGAAMEARAKVENAPFTIEEVETKPLKRHPSPPFTTSTLQQEASRKLGYNASHTMRLAQSLYEAGAITYMRTDGVQMDGSAISACRKAVSERYDGHYLPEKPRHYSTKAKNAQEAHEAIRPTSFVKDRAGTGDEAKLYSLIFKRAMASQMASASLERTTITLRDPAGLHELRATGQVVKFPGFLAVYQEGRDDSDDDESGLLPQMAKGDRPAKKAVEANQHFTQPPPRFSEASLVKQLEEHGIGRPSTYASTIQTLRDRDYVRMEKNRFFAEESGRLLTAFLERFFPQYVAYEYTAGLEDELDVVSDGREAYKVLLAKFWKDFKPKTDEVMEFKPSEVSEQLDEFLSDYLFPERADDKPPRFCPLCDKEGREGGRLALRGGKYGAFIACANYPECKFTRRFAQPGADGEDAAEDTVLGQDPDTGLPVERKTGRFGPYVQLGEGKEAKRASIPKDLDEFDLEWALKLLHLPRIVGQHPETGNDIEAAIGRYGPYLRHDGKYAKLTSTRDVFDTGMNAAVTLLAEAANRKGGGRQKAEPIKTFKEHPTSGGEMKVLPGRYGPYVTDGTTNATIPKDVKPEDVTEEQAIALIDARVAKGPAKKKSKKAAPKKKAAPKRKAAAKKKAPAKKKAPAEKEAAAK, encoded by the coding sequence ATGCAACTCGTCATCGTCGAATCGCCAGCCAAGGCGAAGACCATCGAAAATTATCTCGGCAAGGACTTCAAGGTTCTCGCCAGCTACGGCCATGTCCGCGATCTGCCGCCCAAGGATGGCAGCGTGCGGCCGGATGAGGATTTTGCGATGGACTGGGAGCTCTATCGCGACAAGCAGAAGCGTTTCAAGGAGATCGCCGATGCCGCGAAGGGAGCCGAGCGGCTGGTGCTCGCGACCGACCCCGACCGCGAGGGCGAGGCGATCAGCTGGCACATCCGCGAGCTTCTGGCGAAGAGGAAGCTGTTACCGGAGAAGGTCGATCGGGTAGCGTTCAACGCTATCACCAAGGCTGCTGTGACCGAAGCCATGGGCAAACCGCGCCAGCTCGATACCGATCTGGTCGACGCCTATCTGGCTCGCCGTGCGCTTGACTACCTGTTCGGCTTTACCCTGTCGCCGGTGCTGTGGCGCAAGTTGCCGGGTGCGAAATCGGCAGGCCGGGTGCAGTCCGTCGCCCTACGGATTATTGTCGAGCGCGAGCGTGAAATCGAGGCATTCAAGGCGGATGAATATTGGTCCATCGTCGCCAAGCTGGTGCAGGACGGGACCGAATTCGAAGCGCGACTGGTCCGGTATGATGGCAACAAACTGGACAAGCTGAGCCTCGGCAAGGAAGGCGCCGCGATGGAGGCCAGGGCCAAGGTCGAGAACGCGCCTTTCACGATCGAGGAGGTCGAGACCAAGCCGCTCAAGCGCCACCCGTCGCCGCCTTTCACCACCTCGACCCTGCAGCAGGAGGCGAGCCGCAAGCTGGGCTACAATGCCAGCCATACCATGCGGCTGGCGCAATCGCTGTATGAGGCGGGCGCGATCACCTATATGCGGACCGATGGCGTGCAGATGGATGGCAGCGCCATTTCCGCCTGCCGCAAGGCAGTGAGCGAGCGTTACGACGGGCATTACCTCCCTGAAAAGCCGCGCCATTACTCGACCAAGGCGAAGAACGCTCAGGAAGCGCACGAGGCGATCCGTCCGACCAGTTTTGTAAAAGACCGCGCCGGCACGGGCGACGAGGCCAAGCTCTATTCGCTGATATTCAAGCGCGCGATGGCCAGCCAGATGGCCTCTGCCAGCCTCGAGCGGACCACCATCACGCTGCGCGATCCGGCGGGGCTGCATGAGCTTCGCGCCACTGGGCAGGTGGTGAAGTTCCCTGGCTTCCTCGCCGTCTATCAGGAAGGCCGCGACGATTCCGATGATGACGAATCCGGCCTATTGCCGCAAATGGCCAAGGGCGATCGGCCTGCCAAGAAGGCGGTTGAGGCGAACCAGCATTTCACCCAGCCGCCACCGCGCTTCTCCGAAGCGAGCCTGGTGAAGCAACTGGAGGAGCACGGCATTGGCCGCCCCTCCACCTACGCATCCACCATCCAGACGCTGCGCGACCGCGACTATGTGCGGATGGAGAAAAACCGTTTCTTCGCAGAGGAAAGCGGGCGGTTGCTGACAGCGTTTCTGGAGCGCTTCTTCCCGCAATATGTCGCTTACGAATATACGGCGGGGCTGGAAGACGAGCTGGATGTCGTCTCCGACGGACGCGAGGCTTATAAGGTTTTGCTCGCCAAGTTCTGGAAGGACTTCAAGCCCAAGACCGACGAGGTGATGGAGTTCAAACCCTCCGAAGTTTCCGAGCAGCTGGACGAGTTCCTGTCCGACTACCTCTTCCCCGAACGCGCCGACGACAAGCCGCCGCGCTTCTGCCCGCTCTGCGACAAGGAAGGGCGCGAGGGTGGACGCTTGGCGCTGCGCGGCGGCAAATACGGCGCGTTCATCGCCTGCGCCAACTATCCCGAATGCAAATTCACTCGCCGTTTCGCCCAACCGGGGGCGGATGGCGAGGACGCCGCCGAAGACACGGTATTGGGCCAGGATCCGGACACCGGCCTGCCGGTCGAACGCAAGACCGGACGGTTCGGGCCTTATGTTCAGCTGGGCGAAGGCAAGGAGGCCAAGCGGGCCAGCATCCCCAAGGATCTCGACGAATTCGACCTGGAATGGGCGCTCAAGCTGCTGCATCTGCCGCGTATCGTCGGCCAACATCCCGAAACCGGTAACGATATCGAAGCTGCGATAGGCCGATACGGCCCCTATCTGCGCCATGACGGGAAATATGCTAAGCTGACCAGCACGCGCGACGTGTTCGATACCGGCATGAACGCTGCGGTCACATTGCTGGCCGAAGCAGCCAATCGCAAGGGTGGCGGGCGGCAGAAAGCCGAACCGATCAAGACCTTCAAGGAACACCCCACCAGTGGCGGCGAGATGAAGGTTCTGCCGGGCCGCTACGGCCCCTATGTCACCGATGGCACGACCAATGCGACCATTCCGAAGGATGTGAAGCCGGAGGACGTTACCGAGGAACAGGCCATCGCCTTGATCGATGCGCGCGTGGCGAAGGGTCCGGCGAAAAAGAAGAGCAAGAAGGCCGCGCCAAAGAAGAAGGCTGCGCCGAAAAGGAAAGCTGCGGCGAAAAAGAAAGCACCAGCGAAGAAAAAGGCACCGGCGGAGAAAGAGGCCGCGGCCAAGTGA